Proteins encoded by one window of Flexibacter flexilis DSM 6793:
- a CDS encoding DUF2851 family protein — MTEAVLHFVWQHQYFSKNNLQTTDGQAITILRTGQYNTHAGADFTAAFVRIGEVDWVGSVEIHKKSSDWDAHAHTQDARYNNVILHVVWQHDREVLRPDGSPIPTLVLSEIVDNKWLKRCENFIQQENDPIPCAAQIGQVSSLHQMAMFDRALAERLEQKAARVLEWFEQNGRDWEETTYWLLMQNMGFKTNAEPMLSLAQQLPLRCLQKHRDQLLSLEAMLFGIGGWIKEPSNDLYICQLQKEYSFLAHKYTLNGKELSPSQWKLLRMRPANFPTVRLAQMAAILHCNPHLFSLLLECTTVAELKAFLRVPMSEYWTKHYLPEKESSQKVAQLGDESLNNIIINTAVPLLVAYGQHLQQQRWKEKAISWLETLYAEKNKITDIWKNLGLTMRTAADAQAGIALYQYFCEKKQCLHCQIGTALLRPQNNA; from the coding sequence ATGACCGAAGCTGTACTTCATTTTGTGTGGCAACACCAATATTTTAGCAAAAATAATTTACAAACCACTGATGGGCAAGCTATTACGATTTTGCGTACTGGCCAATACAACACGCACGCTGGCGCGGATTTTACGGCGGCTTTCGTGCGAATCGGGGAAGTGGATTGGGTTGGAAGCGTAGAAATTCATAAAAAAAGTTCGGACTGGGATGCACACGCCCACACGCAAGACGCACGCTATAACAATGTAATTCTGCACGTAGTCTGGCAACACGACCGCGAAGTTTTGCGCCCCGACGGAAGCCCAATTCCGACGCTGGTACTTTCGGAAATAGTTGATAATAAATGGCTAAAGCGTTGCGAAAATTTTATTCAACAAGAAAACGACCCGATTCCCTGCGCCGCACAAATCGGGCAAGTGTCGAGCCTCCACCAAATGGCCATGTTTGACCGCGCCTTGGCCGAACGCCTCGAACAAAAAGCCGCCCGCGTGCTGGAATGGTTTGAGCAAAATGGCCGCGACTGGGAAGAAACAACCTACTGGCTTTTGATGCAAAACATGGGTTTCAAAACCAACGCCGAGCCGATGCTTTCGCTGGCGCAGCAGTTGCCGTTGCGCTGTTTGCAGAAGCACCGCGACCAACTTTTGAGCCTCGAAGCCATGCTTTTTGGCATTGGTGGCTGGATAAAAGAGCCAAGCAACGATTTGTATATCTGTCAGTTACAAAAAGAATACAGCTTTTTGGCACACAAATACACGCTCAACGGCAAAGAACTTAGCCCAAGTCAATGGAAACTTTTGCGTATGCGTCCCGCCAATTTCCCGACCGTAAGACTGGCGCAAATGGCTGCGATTTTGCACTGCAATCCGCATTTGTTTTCGCTGTTGTTGGAGTGCACGACGGTGGCCGAACTCAAAGCCTTTTTGCGTGTGCCGATGTCGGAATATTGGACAAAACATTATTTACCCGAAAAAGAAAGCAGCCAAAAAGTAGCGCAATTGGGCGATGAAAGTTTGAATAATATTATCATTAACACTGCTGTTCCGTTGCTGGTGGCTTATGGCCAACACTTGCAGCAACAACGCTGGAAAGAAAAGGCTATCAGTTGGTTAGAGACACTTTATGCCGAAAAAAATAAAATAACGGATATTTGGAAAAATTTGGGGCTGACCATGCGCACAGCCGCCGACGCGCAAGCGGGCATAGCACTTTATCAATATTTTTGCGAGAAAAAACAATGCCTACACTGTCAAATCGGAACGGCATTGTTACGACCCCAAAATAATGCTTAA
- the bshA gene encoding N-acetyl-alpha-D-glucosaminyl L-malate synthase BshA, translated as MKIGIVCYPTFGGSGVVATELGKALAKEGHEIHFITYTQPYRLDFFSENIYYHEVDMVSYPLFQYPPYELALASKMVNVVKYEKLDLLHVHYAIPHASAAYMARQILRSQGIDIPFITTLHGTDITLVGQNSSYEPVVTFSINESDGVTAVSADLRQDTYKHFDIRREIEVIPNFIDLQRFKKQKKEHFKKAICPRDEKLIVHTSNFRKVKRIEDVVQVFKGIREVMPAKLLLVGDGPERERIEMLSRELLVCDDVRFLGKLDAVEEVLSVADLFIMPSQQESFGLAALEAMACEVPVISSNAGGLPELNVQGKTGFMSDVGDVDDMTRNALFILQEENLPIFKANALARAKEFELSNILPLYERYYEKIIEKHKNQQVLI; from the coding sequence ATGAAAATCGGAATAGTTTGTTACCCTACTTTTGGGGGCAGTGGCGTGGTGGCTACTGAATTGGGCAAAGCACTGGCCAAAGAGGGACACGAAATACATTTTATCACTTACACGCAACCTTATCGCCTCGATTTTTTTAGCGAAAATATTTACTACCACGAAGTGGACATGGTAAGTTATCCGCTGTTTCAATATCCGCCTTACGAGTTGGCACTGGCCAGCAAAATGGTGAACGTGGTCAAATACGAAAAACTGGATTTGTTACATGTGCATTATGCCATCCCGCACGCTTCGGCGGCTTACATGGCGCGTCAGATTTTGCGTTCGCAAGGCATTGATATTCCGTTCATTACCACGCTACACGGTACTGATATTACGCTTGTTGGACAAAATTCGTCTTACGAGCCTGTGGTTACGTTTAGCATCAACGAATCGGACGGCGTGACGGCGGTTTCGGCGGATTTGCGACAAGACACGTACAAACATTTTGATATTCGCCGCGAAATTGAAGTAATCCCCAACTTTATTGATTTACAGCGATTTAAGAAACAGAAAAAAGAACATTTCAAGAAAGCGATTTGTCCGCGAGATGAAAAGCTGATTGTACATACGTCTAATTTTAGGAAAGTAAAACGTATAGAAGATGTTGTGCAAGTGTTCAAAGGCATACGCGAGGTGATGCCCGCCAAGCTGCTTTTGGTCGGCGATGGCCCTGAGCGTGAGCGTATTGAGATGTTGAGCCGCGAACTGCTGGTGTGTGATGATGTGCGCTTTTTGGGCAAATTGGATGCCGTAGAAGAAGTGTTATCAGTAGCGGATTTGTTTATTATGCCTTCGCAGCAAGAAAGTTTCGGATTGGCGGCCTTGGAAGCGATGGCTTGCGAAGTGCCTGTAATTTCCAGTAACGCGGGCGGTTTGCCAGAACTGAACGTACAAGGCAAAACGGGTTTTATGAGCGATGTGGGCGATGTGGACGACATGACGCGCAATGCCTTATTTATTTTGCAAGAAGAAAATTTGCCTATCTTTAAGGCCAATGCCTTAGCACGCGCCAAAGAATTTGAACTTTCGAATATTTTGCCGCTGTATGAGCGTTATTATGAAAAAATAATAGAAAAACACAAAAATCAACAAGTTTTAATCTAA
- a CDS encoding nuclear transport factor 2 family protein: protein MHPNAQLIQKFYTCFQQKDFAGMQACYHPNATFEDPAFGKLNAAQAKAMWQMLISSAKRLDVTFSGIEADDTQGRCHWEADYDFSRTGRKVHNVIEAKFKFKDGLILEHQDSFDVWRWSGQALGLSGKLLGWSPLIKNKIRQTATLNLAKFMQK, encoded by the coding sequence ATGCACCCAAACGCCCAATTAATTCAGAAATTTTATACTTGTTTTCAACAAAAAGACTTTGCGGGAATGCAAGCCTGCTACCACCCAAACGCAACGTTTGAAGACCCCGCTTTTGGCAAACTCAATGCCGCGCAAGCCAAAGCCATGTGGCAAATGCTCATTAGCTCGGCCAAACGCCTTGACGTGACGTTCTCGGGCATTGAAGCCGACGATACGCAAGGCCGTTGCCACTGGGAAGCCGACTACGATTTTTCGAGAACTGGCCGCAAAGTACACAATGTTATTGAAGCAAAATTCAAGTTTAAAGACGGATTAATCCTTGAACATCAGGATAGTTTTGATGTTTGGCGTTGGTCGGGACAAGCCTTGGGGCTTTCGGGAAAATTGTTAGGTTGGTCGCCATTGATTAAAAATAAAATCAGGCAGACGGCCACACTAAATCTGGCCAAGTTTATGCAGAAATAA
- a CDS encoding HupE/UreJ family protein: MSEFQIYLTLGFEHITDWNGYDHILFVMALCAIYLWPDWRKVLGLITAFTVGHSLTLALAVFGLVPFSAQLIEQLIPVTIIVTAVSNWAVKPPQNTFGKPKKDVFAVVFRYLMGLGFGLIHGLGFSNYLRSLLLPNEEIVLKLLAFNIGLELGQLLIVLAMMLLSGLVVQLLRVNARTWNLIASSWVAGMAFVLLLGKLSAQ, from the coding sequence ATGTCCGAATTTCAAATCTATCTTACCTTAGGTTTTGAGCACATTACCGACTGGAACGGCTACGACCACATTTTGTTTGTCATGGCACTGTGTGCCATTTACTTATGGCCAGACTGGCGCAAAGTATTGGGTTTGATTACGGCTTTTACGGTGGGGCATTCGCTTACGTTGGCGTTGGCTGTGTTCGGACTTGTGCCATTTTCCGCGCAGCTCATCGAGCAACTCATTCCCGTTACGATTATCGTTACGGCGGTTTCTAATTGGGCTGTAAAACCTCCGCAAAACACTTTTGGAAAACCTAAAAAAGATGTATTTGCCGTCGTATTTCGCTACCTAATGGGCTTGGGTTTTGGCCTTATTCATGGCTTAGGTTTTTCTAATTATTTGCGTAGTTTGTTGTTGCCAAACGAGGAGATTGTACTCAAATTATTGGCGTTTAATATCGGGCTGGAGCTTGGCCAATTGCTGATTGTTTTGGCCATGATGCTGCTCAGTGGCTTGGTGGTGCAACTGCTGCGCGTCAATGCCCGCACTTGGAATCTGATTGCTTCGAGTTGGGTGGCGGGTATGGCTTTTGTACTATTGCTCGGCAAACTTTCGGCGCAGTAA
- the eno gene encoding phosphopyruvate hydratase, which produces MSLIESIVARQIFDSRGNPTVEVDVRTENGFVGRAAVPSGASTGTHEAVELRDDDKANYMGKSVLKAVSNVNDIIAKELVGASVFEQNAIDRHMISLDGTPNKGKLGANAILGVSLALAKAAAQEAGVPLFRYVGGVNANTLPVPMMNILNGGSHADNSIDFQEFMIMPTGAASFTEAMKVGSEIFHNLKSVLKKQGYSTNVGDEGGFAPNIKSNEEAIEIVLKSIEVAGYRPGEDVFIAMDAATSEFYDASTGLYHFKKSSGQKLSSEEMAHYWAEWTKKYPILSIEDGMAEDDWAGWKKLTELVGDKVQLVGDDLFVTNVTRLQEGIEKDIANAILVKVNQIGSLTETIDAVNLAHRNSYKSIMSHRSGETEDNTIADLAVALNCGQIKTGSASRSDRMAKYNQLLRIEQELGKTAYYPGRKF; this is translated from the coding sequence ATGAGCTTAATCGAAAGCATTGTTGCACGTCAGATTTTCGACTCTCGCGGCAACCCTACAGTAGAAGTAGATGTTCGTACTGAAAACGGTTTTGTTGGCCGTGCGGCTGTTCCGTCAGGAGCTTCTACGGGTACGCACGAGGCTGTTGAGCTTCGCGACGATGACAAAGCCAATTACATGGGCAAAAGCGTGTTGAAGGCTGTATCGAACGTAAATGACATCATCGCCAAAGAATTGGTGGGTGCGTCTGTATTCGAACAAAACGCCATCGACCGCCACATGATTAGCCTTGACGGTACACCAAACAAAGGCAAATTGGGCGCAAACGCAATTTTGGGTGTTTCATTAGCTTTGGCAAAAGCGGCTGCACAAGAAGCAGGCGTTCCTTTGTTCCGCTACGTGGGCGGCGTAAACGCTAACACTTTGCCTGTGCCAATGATGAACATCTTAAACGGCGGCAGCCACGCAGACAATTCAATTGACTTCCAAGAATTTATGATTATGCCTACTGGCGCAGCATCGTTCACGGAAGCCATGAAAGTAGGTTCTGAAATTTTCCATAACCTAAAGTCTGTATTGAAAAAACAAGGCTATTCGACCAACGTAGGAGACGAAGGCGGCTTTGCTCCGAACATCAAATCAAACGAAGAGGCTATCGAAATCGTGTTGAAATCTATTGAAGTGGCAGGCTATCGCCCAGGCGAAGACGTATTCATTGCGATGGACGCGGCTACTTCGGAGTTCTACGACGCTTCTACAGGTTTGTACCATTTCAAAAAATCTTCTGGTCAAAAACTTAGCTCAGAAGAAATGGCGCACTACTGGGCAGAATGGACTAAAAAATATCCAATCCTTTCTATCGAAGACGGCATGGCCGAAGACGATTGGGCTGGTTGGAAAAAACTTACTGAATTAGTAGGCGACAAAGTTCAATTGGTGGGTGATGACTTGTTCGTAACAAACGTAACGCGTTTGCAAGAAGGTATCGAAAAAGACATCGCTAACGCTATTTTGGTGAAAGTAAACCAAATCGGTTCTTTGACTGAGACGATTGATGCCGTAAACTTGGCGCACCGCAATTCGTACAAGTCTATCATGTCGCACCGTAGCGGCGAGACAGAAGACAACACCATCGCTGACTTGGCCGTAGCCCTTAACTGCGGACAAATCAAAACTGGTTCGGCTTCTCGCTCAGACCGTATGGCCAAATACAACCAATTGTTGCGCATTGAGCAAGAATTAGGCAAAACAGCTTATTACCCTGGCCGCAAATTCTAA
- the rpiB gene encoding ribose 5-phosphate isomerase B, giving the protein MKKIAIGGDHAGFDYKKLIISKLTTAGYEVKDFGAYSTDSVDYPDYAHPLALGVESGEFEVGILVCGSGNGVAITANKHQGVRAALCWTPEISALARQHNNANVLCLPARFISQAEAWQIVNTFLNTDFEGGRHENRVNKIACK; this is encoded by the coding sequence ATGAAAAAAATAGCAATTGGTGGAGACCACGCAGGGTTTGATTACAAGAAACTTATTATCAGCAAATTAACAACGGCAGGTTATGAAGTTAAAGATTTTGGGGCATACAGCACCGACTCTGTGGACTACCCAGACTATGCGCACCCGCTGGCTTTGGGAGTAGAATCAGGCGAATTTGAAGTAGGAATTTTGGTATGTGGCAGCGGTAACGGCGTTGCTATTACGGCCAACAAACATCAGGGCGTGCGTGCGGCTCTTTGCTGGACTCCCGAAATTTCGGCTTTGGCTCGCCAACACAACAACGCCAATGTATTGTGCCTTCCCGCGCGTTTTATTTCGCAGGCCGAAGCGTGGCAAATCGTTAATACGTTTTTGAATACAGATTTTGAGGGCGGTCGCCACGAAAATCGCGTCAACAAGATTGCCTGCAAATAA
- a CDS encoding phosphoribosylanthranilate isomerase — protein sequence MQIKVCGMREADNIKNVANIQYISYLGFIFYPKSSRYVGADWPKETLVSVPNAVQKVGVFVNESTENVISILQKYCLNIAQLHGEETPAQCDQIRAAGFGVWKAFSLDNNFDFEQLAAYAPHVDCFVFDAKGAHYGGNGHTFDWQVLKKYKLNTPFLLSGGLNPDNFGQAVTQAATLPQMVGLDLNSGFEHSPALKNTEALAAAFTTFSGQ from the coding sequence ATGCAAATAAAAGTGTGCGGAATGCGCGAGGCCGACAATATTAAAAATGTCGCTAATATTCAATATATCAGCTACTTAGGGTTTATTTTTTATCCTAAATCTTCGCGATACGTGGGAGCGGATTGGCCTAAAGAAACCCTCGTTTCTGTGCCAAATGCTGTTCAGAAAGTTGGTGTTTTTGTAAATGAAAGCACAGAAAATGTCATAAGCATTTTACAGAAATACTGCCTAAACATTGCACAACTACACGGTGAGGAAACGCCTGCACAATGCGACCAAATACGTGCCGCAGGTTTTGGCGTTTGGAAGGCTTTTTCGCTGGACAACAACTTTGATTTTGAGCAATTAGCAGCCTACGCGCCACACGTGGACTGTTTCGTATTCGATGCCAAAGGTGCTCATTACGGCGGAAATGGCCATACTTTCGACTGGCAGGTATTGAAAAAATATAAGCTCAATACGCCTTTTTTGCTTAGTGGCGGCCTAAATCCCGACAATTTCGGGCAAGCGGTAACACAAGCCGCAACCTTGCCGCAAATGGTTGGTCTCGACCTCAACAGCGGTTTTGAACACTCCCCTGCCCTCAAAAACACTGAAGCATTGGCGGCTGCTTTCACTACATTTTCAGGCCAATAA
- a CDS encoding SpoIIE family protein phosphatase, producing the protein MPHNEEHPAQRLRIAYIIALSLVGIMTVCSQVIVRYMLKKDAADSRIINISGRQRMLSQKLTKTVLLLQQSENFKDYQQRHEELEQTLTLWRKSHLGLLHGDISLRIPAGHNSDTIRQMFAQIQPHFVAMSDAAQNILILADTPQIKQQTRIILAHESEFLQKMDTITFRYDQEAKERIHTLEILETELMLVTLIVLMLEAYFIFRPATNKIKEYFEQIKAKNIELVYTNSALIETQEELKTNIEELQAAEEEIRQQMEEISAINDTLSEQKSVVDQQKKLIDMRNQNIMDNIKAAKRVQDTFLLSKDVLAKEFADAFVINRPKEIVTGDFYWFHKQGDTKIMAVGNCTGNGMSGALLTMVGVSLFNEVINECTAYLPEDILQKVDAKLRQILNPNTQGVIAEGIKLSLLVIDGNCLHFAGAGSNLFWISDGILEEIKGSKYPLGEFSFYKEKEFESIKINYRKDDQFYMFTDGLVEQIGQIERRKLGSENLKRVIVTNAYSSMLQQFTAIQQELHLWKGAVAQTDDMMLIGLKM; encoded by the coding sequence ATGCCACACAACGAAGAACACCCTGCCCAAAGATTGCGCATCGCTTACATTATAGCATTGTCGTTGGTTGGTATCATGACGGTTTGCAGTCAAGTAATTGTACGCTATATGCTCAAAAAAGACGCAGCAGACTCTCGCATCATCAATATTTCTGGCCGCCAACGAATGCTCAGTCAAAAGTTGACAAAAACAGTGCTGCTTTTGCAACAATCCGAGAATTTTAAAGATTACCAGCAAAGGCACGAGGAGTTAGAACAAACCTTGACTCTGTGGCGCAAGTCGCATTTGGGTTTGCTGCACGGGGATATCAGTTTGCGCATTCCCGCAGGGCATAACTCTGACACGATTCGGCAGATGTTTGCGCAAATACAGCCGCATTTTGTGGCCATGTCCGACGCGGCTCAAAATATTCTGATATTGGCAGACACGCCACAAATCAAACAGCAAACCCGCATTATTTTGGCGCATGAGTCTGAATTTTTGCAAAAAATGGACACTATTACTTTCCGATACGACCAAGAGGCCAAAGAGCGAATCCATACACTGGAAATATTAGAAACTGAGTTGATGTTGGTTACACTTATCGTTTTGATGCTCGAAGCTTATTTTATTTTTCGGCCAGCAACTAACAAAATAAAAGAATATTTTGAGCAAATTAAAGCCAAAAATATTGAATTAGTTTACACTAATAGTGCTTTGATTGAAACGCAAGAAGAACTCAAAACAAATATAGAAGAATTGCAAGCTGCTGAAGAGGAAATAAGGCAACAAATGGAAGAAATTTCGGCGATAAATGATACATTATCGGAGCAAAAATCAGTAGTTGATCAGCAGAAAAAATTAATTGATATGCGTAACCAAAATATCATGGACAACATCAAGGCCGCCAAGCGCGTTCAAGATACTTTTTTGCTATCAAAAGATGTTTTAGCTAAAGAGTTTGCAGATGCTTTTGTGATAAATCGCCCTAAAGAAATTGTAACAGGCGACTTTTATTGGTTTCATAAACAAGGAGATACAAAAATAATGGCGGTAGGTAATTGTACTGGCAACGGGATGTCTGGCGCATTGCTAACGATGGTTGGTGTCTCATTGTTTAATGAAGTAATAAATGAATGTACGGCATATCTTCCCGAAGATATTTTACAAAAAGTAGATGCAAAATTGCGCCAAATTTTAAATCCCAACACGCAAGGAGTTATTGCAGAAGGAATTAAGCTATCTTTATTAGTTATAGATGGAAATTGCCTACATTTTGCAGGGGCTGGTAGTAATTTATTTTGGATAAGTGATGGTATTTTGGAAGAAATAAAAGGCTCAAAATATCCTTTGGGTGAATTTTCTTTTTATAAAGAAAAAGAATTTGAATCTATTAAAATAAATTATCGAAAAGACGATCAATTTTATATGTTTACAGATGGCCTTGTGGAGCAAATAGGCCAAATCGAACGCCGAAAATTAGGGAGTGAGAACCTGAAAAGAGTGATTGTTACGAATGCTTATTCTTCCATGTTGCAGCAGTTTACGGCCATACAACAAGAATTGCACCTTTGGAAAGGTGCAGTCGCACAAACCGACGATATGATGCTTATTGGCCTGAAAATGTAG
- a CDS encoding M1 family aminopeptidase yields the protein MHKINFLRNVGLTVLCAFPFLLKAQSLTETEANNLDNLITAERKTATAKQNFAASPFTANYDLKYHRLEWNVNPSVYYISGAITSHFVPKSNGFSEINFDMEASLEVDSILYHGQPITDYTEMEGDRLNIAFADTLPANTLDSITVYYHGEPTSTGFGSFIKDSHNGTPVIWTLSEPYGAKEWWPCKQSLNDKIDSIDIWVTTPSIYRVAANGLLVDSIAANAHTTYHWKHKYPIAAYLVAFAVTNYSSYTDPVPLGTDTMPMLNYVYPENMNTAKTGTAALVPVIQLYSQLFGTYPFHKEKYGHAQFGWGGGMEHQTMSFVVNYAFDLLAHELAHQWFGDKVTCGSWAEIWLNEGFATYCTGIAMEKLRGASAWNSWKNATRNSALSQTGSVFVDDTTSVDRVFSSTLSYNKGAMVLHMLRWKMGDTAFFNGLNNYANDTALAYKYAHTSQLQAHLEATSGQDLTEFINDWVYGRGFPRYNLHYHQSPDSVLHITLGQTTTAPTSVDFFEMPVPVRVRGAGNKDTIVVLNHTQNNQQFDVTIPFAVTGITFDPDRWLLYGNASITAAKPQLSDKLVHLYPNPAQNQVIVATTDQAPIQRIQIKDMTGRTHLVAEGFAQTQQTLSLNRLATGLYLIEIQTNKGFISKKLIKE from the coding sequence ATGCACAAAATAAACTTTTTGAGAAATGTAGGGCTTACCGTGCTCTGCGCCTTTCCTTTTTTACTGAAAGCCCAATCATTAACCGAAACAGAAGCAAATAACTTAGACAACCTCATTACAGCCGAACGCAAGACCGCCACAGCCAAACAAAACTTTGCGGCTTCCCCGTTTACGGCCAATTACGATTTGAAATATCATCGCCTCGAATGGAATGTTAATCCGAGCGTGTATTACATCAGTGGCGCGATTACTTCGCATTTTGTCCCCAAATCAAATGGCTTTTCCGAAATTAATTTTGATATGGAAGCGTCGCTGGAAGTTGATTCTATTCTGTACCATGGCCAACCAATCACGGACTATACAGAAATGGAAGGCGACAGACTAAACATTGCCTTCGCAGACACGCTGCCCGCCAATACCCTAGATTCTATCACAGTCTATTATCATGGAGAGCCCACAAGCACGGGCTTTGGTTCGTTTATCAAAGATTCGCACAATGGCACACCTGTGATCTGGACGCTTTCTGAGCCCTATGGCGCAAAGGAATGGTGGCCTTGCAAACAAAGTCTCAACGACAAAATAGACTCCATTGACATTTGGGTAACTACACCGTCCATTTATCGGGTGGCGGCCAATGGCTTGCTGGTAGATAGCATCGCAGCCAACGCCCATACTACTTATCACTGGAAACATAAATATCCAATTGCGGCCTATTTGGTGGCTTTCGCTGTAACCAATTACAGCAGCTATACAGACCCTGTGCCGTTGGGTACGGACACCATGCCTATGCTCAACTATGTTTATCCAGAGAATATGAATACAGCCAAAACAGGAACAGCCGCATTGGTACCTGTTATTCAGCTTTATTCGCAGCTTTTTGGCACATATCCATTTCATAAAGAAAAATACGGGCACGCTCAATTTGGTTGGGGTGGCGGCATGGAACACCAGACCATGAGTTTTGTGGTAAATTATGCCTTTGACTTGCTGGCGCATGAGTTGGCGCACCAGTGGTTTGGCGACAAAGTAACGTGCGGCTCTTGGGCAGAAATTTGGCTTAACGAAGGTTTTGCCACTTACTGTACGGGGATTGCGATGGAAAAACTAAGAGGTGCATCGGCTTGGAATAGCTGGAAAAACGCCACACGTAATAGTGCCCTTTCTCAAACTGGCTCTGTATTTGTGGACGATACAACCAGCGTGGACAGGGTTTTCAGCAGCACGCTTTCTTACAACAAAGGTGCGATGGTACTACATATGTTACGTTGGAAAATGGGCGATACTGCCTTTTTTAATGGATTGAATAATTATGCCAACGATACGGCTCTGGCTTATAAATATGCCCATACCTCTCAACTTCAGGCACATTTGGAAGCAACCAGCGGTCAAGACCTCACCGAATTTATCAATGATTGGGTGTATGGCAGAGGTTTTCCGCGTTATAACCTGCATTATCACCAAAGCCCTGATAGTGTGTTGCATATTACTTTAGGCCAAACGACCACTGCTCCAACTTCCGTAGATTTCTTTGAAATGCCCGTACCTGTGCGCGTAAGAGGTGCTGGCAATAAAGATACGATTGTGGTACTGAATCATACCCAAAACAATCAGCAATTCGACGTAACCATTCCGTTTGCGGTAACGGGTATTACTTTCGACCCCGACAGATGGTTGTTGTACGGCAACGCAAGTATCACGGCAGCCAAACCGCAACTTTCGGATAAGCTCGTACACTTGTACCCAAATCCTGCGCAAAATCAGGTGATTGTAGCCACTACCGATCAAGCTCCAATCCAGCGTATCCAAATCAAAGACATGACAGGCCGCACGCATTTGGTAGCAGAAGGTTTTGCCCAAACACAGCAAACACTTTCGCTCAACCGTTTGGCTACGGGTCTTTATCTCATTGAAATACAAACCAATAAAGGTTTTATTAGTAAGAAGTTGATAAAAGAGTAA